In Candidatus Methylomirabilota bacterium, a genomic segment contains:
- the phnA gene encoding phosphonoacetate hydrolase, producing the protein MSPAPSLELNGRTYRWPARPVVVVCIDGGEPEYLDRAIAAGVAPALERFRRHGVYRPARSVMPSFTNPNNLSIVTGAPPALHGISGNYFYDAAAGREVMMNDPRFLRCDTLLAALTRAGARAVVITAKDKLRKLLGHGMAGICFSSEKAEEVTKDEHGIERVTDLVPLPVPDVYSAELSEYVLAAGLALLQRERPDVMYLSLTDYIQHKHPPGDAVATRFYAMLDRYFDAFDRAGAVLGITADHGMNAKTRADGTPNVVYLGPLLEALVGPGRARVILPITDPYVVHHGALGSFATIYLQDPPGLPAVMERLRATAGIAEVHDNAAACARFELPPDRVGDIVVIADRHVVLGKSPREHDLSLLTEPLRSHGGVSEQTVPFVISRPLSREYARGTGDLRNFDIFEYVLNGVD; encoded by the coding sequence ATGAGCCCCGCTCCGTCCCTCGAGCTCAACGGCCGCACCTATCGCTGGCCCGCGCGGCCGGTGGTGGTCGTCTGCATCGACGGCGGCGAGCCGGAGTACCTGGACCGCGCCATCGCGGCCGGGGTCGCGCCGGCCCTGGAGCGGTTCCGCCGGCACGGCGTCTACCGGCCGGCGCGGAGCGTGATGCCGAGCTTCACCAACCCCAACAACCTCTCCATCGTCACCGGCGCGCCGCCCGCCCTGCACGGCATCTCGGGCAACTACTTCTACGACGCGGCGGCCGGCCGGGAAGTGATGATGAACGACCCCCGGTTCCTGCGCTGCGACACGCTCCTGGCCGCGCTCACGCGCGCGGGAGCCCGCGCCGTCGTCATCACCGCCAAGGACAAGCTGCGGAAGCTGCTCGGGCACGGGATGGCCGGCATCTGCTTCTCGTCCGAGAAAGCGGAGGAGGTCACGAAGGACGAGCACGGCATCGAGCGCGTGACCGATCTCGTCCCCCTGCCCGTTCCCGACGTCTACAGCGCCGAGCTCTCCGAGTATGTGCTGGCGGCGGGACTGGCGCTGCTCCAGCGCGAGCGGCCGGACGTCATGTACCTCTCGCTCACCGATTACATCCAGCACAAACACCCGCCCGGCGATGCGGTGGCCACGCGCTTCTACGCGATGCTCGACCGGTACTTCGACGCCTTCGACCGCGCGGGCGCGGTGCTCGGCATCACGGCGGACCACGGCATGAACGCCAAGACGCGCGCCGACGGCACGCCGAACGTCGTCTACCTGGGCCCGCTGCTGGAGGCGCTGGTCGGGCCGGGGCGCGCCCGCGTGATCCTGCCCATCACCGATCCGTACGTGGTGCACCACGGCGCGCTGGGCTCCTTCGCCACGATCTACCTCCAGGACCCGCCCGGCCTCCCCGCGGTGATGGAGCGCCTCCGGGCCACCGCGGGCATCGCGGAGGTCCATGACAACGCCGCCGCGTGCGCACGCTTCGAGCTGCCGCCCGATCGCGTGGGCGACATCGTCGTCATCGCCGATCGCCACGTGGTGCTGGGCAAGTCCCCCCGGGAGCACGACCTCTCGCTGCTCACCGAGCCGCTCCGCTCTCACGGCGGCGTCAGCGAGCAGACGGTGCCGTTCGTCATCAGCCGCCCGTTGTCGCGCGAGTACGCGCGCGGCACGGGCGATCTCAGGAACTTCGACATCTTCGAGTACGTCCTGAACGGGGTCGACTGA
- a CDS encoding glycosyltransferase family 2 protein, whose translation MTARRPDDPRISVVIPALNEEAAIGGVVREVPRDLVHEVIVVDNGSTDRTAELAAAAGARVIREVTRGYGAACLAGALAARDADILVFLDGDRNEDPKELSRVLGPLLAGEADLVMGSRVRGGAGPGALTPQQRFGNRLVTALLRLLYGLRLTDIGPFRAIPARVLRDLRMEHKTYGWPVEMVVKAARRGYRIAEVPVTCRARLGRSKVAGTLRGSLLAGYHLLFTTVRYAWRR comes from the coding sequence ATGACAGCGCGACGACCAGACGACCCGCGAATCAGCGTGGTCATTCCCGCCTTGAACGAGGAGGCGGCCATCGGCGGCGTCGTCCGCGAGGTGCCCCGCGACCTCGTGCACGAGGTCATCGTGGTGGACAACGGTAGCACCGACCGCACCGCGGAGCTCGCGGCGGCGGCAGGAGCGCGCGTTATCCGCGAGGTGACGAGAGGATACGGCGCCGCGTGCCTGGCCGGCGCGCTGGCCGCCCGGGACGCCGACATCCTCGTTTTCCTCGACGGCGACCGGAACGAGGACCCGAAGGAACTGTCGCGGGTGCTCGGCCCCCTGCTCGCCGGCGAGGCCGACCTGGTGATGGGCTCGCGCGTCCGGGGCGGTGCCGGGCCGGGCGCGCTCACGCCCCAGCAACGCTTCGGCAACCGCCTGGTCACCGCGCTGCTGCGGCTGCTCTATGGCCTGAGGCTCACCGACATCGGCCCCTTCCGCGCCATCCCCGCGCGCGTGCTCCGCGATCTCCGGATGGAGCACAAGACCTACGGCTGGCCGGTGGAGATGGTGGTGAAAGCGGCGCGGCGCGGCTACCGGATCGCCGAAGTCCCCGTGACCTGCCGCGCGCGTCTGGGGCGCTCGAAGGTCGCGGGAACGCTCAGGGGCAGCCTGCTGGCCGGCTATCATCTGCTCTTCACCACCGTGCGATACGCCTGGAGGCGCTGA
- a CDS encoding response regulator transcription factor has protein sequence MPRILIVDDEPEMVRGLEDNLGFEGYQTFTATNGEDALAVAAREAPDLVILDLMMPKMSGWEVCRALRAKGIDVPVIMLTARGEEADRVRGLELGADDYIAKPFSLRELLARVRAVLRRPGPRHKADEYAFGDVRVRLRGRQVFRAGREVALTRKEFDLLAYLLAHRGEVVTRERLLDDVWGYERFPTTRTVDTHVLRLRRKFEADPDRPQWILTVHGQGYKFVAS, from the coding sequence ATGCCGCGGATTCTCATCGTGGACGACGAGCCGGAGATGGTGCGGGGCCTCGAAGACAACCTCGGGTTCGAGGGGTATCAGACGTTCACCGCCACCAACGGCGAGGACGCGCTGGCGGTGGCGGCGCGGGAGGCGCCGGACCTGGTCATCCTCGATCTTATGATGCCGAAGATGAGCGGCTGGGAGGTGTGCCGGGCGCTGCGCGCGAAGGGCATCGACGTGCCGGTCATCATGCTGACCGCCCGCGGCGAGGAAGCCGACCGCGTGCGGGGCCTCGAGCTGGGCGCCGACGACTACATCGCCAAGCCGTTCTCGCTGCGGGAGCTCCTGGCCCGGGTGCGCGCGGTGCTGCGCCGGCCCGGACCCCGTCACAAAGCGGACGAGTACGCCTTCGGCGACGTGCGCGTGCGCCTCCGGGGCCGTCAGGTCTTCAGGGCCGGCCGGGAGGTCGCGCTGACGCGCAAGGAGTTCGATCTGCTCGCGTACCTGCTCGCCCACCGGGGCGAGGTAGTGACGCGCGAGCGGTTGCTCGACGACGTGTGGGGGTACGAGCGCTTTCCCACCACGCGCACCGTCGATACCCACGTCCTGCGTCTCCGACGGAAGTTCGAGGCCGATCCCGATCGGCCCCAGTGGATCCTGACCGTCCACGGCCAGGGTTACAAGTTCGTGGCCTCGTGA
- the msrP gene encoding protein-methionine-sulfoxide reductase catalytic subunit MsrP, with amino-acid sequence MLIRRPERFKASEITDAKLYLGRRAFIAGCAAVALTPGGEAEAVQPPPPGPALAATRNDALSLKEAPTKWEAATTYNNFYEFGVNKDDPAREAHRLRTRPWTVRVDGLVRQPKTFDIDELLRLFPLEERVYALRCVEAWSMVIPWIGFPLASLLKRVEPTGQAKYVEFTTLHDPEQFPAQRKGLFNFSGLDWPYVEGLRLDEALHPLTLVTVGMYGRVLPNPNGAPIRVVVPWKYGFKSAKSIVRIRLVSDQPPTAWNKAASQEYGFYSNVNPDVSHPRWSQATERRIGEFRRRATLMFNGYADQVAHLYAGMDLKKSY; translated from the coding sequence ATGCTGATCCGACGCCCGGAGCGCTTCAAAGCCTCCGAGATCACCGACGCGAAGCTCTACCTCGGTCGGCGCGCCTTCATCGCCGGCTGCGCCGCCGTCGCGCTCACCCCCGGTGGCGAGGCCGAGGCCGTCCAGCCGCCCCCGCCCGGCCCCGCCCTGGCAGCGACGCGGAACGACGCGCTCAGCCTCAAGGAGGCGCCGACCAAGTGGGAGGCGGCGACCACCTACAACAACTTCTACGAGTTCGGGGTGAACAAAGACGATCCCGCGCGCGAGGCCCACCGCCTCCGGACGCGACCCTGGACGGTGCGGGTGGACGGCCTGGTGCGCCAGCCCAAGACCTTCGACATCGACGAGCTGCTTCGGCTCTTCCCCCTCGAGGAGCGCGTGTACGCGCTCCGCTGCGTGGAGGCGTGGTCGATGGTCATCCCCTGGATCGGCTTCCCGCTGGCCTCGCTGCTCAAGCGAGTGGAGCCCACCGGCCAGGCCAAGTACGTCGAGTTCACGACGCTCCACGATCCCGAGCAGTTTCCGGCTCAGCGGAAGGGTCTCTTCAACTTCTCCGGGCTCGACTGGCCGTACGTGGAGGGGCTCCGGCTCGACGAGGCCCTCCATCCGCTGACGCTGGTGACCGTGGGCATGTACGGCCGCGTGCTGCCGAACCCCAACGGCGCGCCGATCCGCGTGGTGGTGCCGTGGAAGTACGGGTTCAAGAGTGCCAAGTCGATCGTGCGCATCCGCCTGGTGAGCGACCAGCCTCCGACGGCGTGGAACAAGGCGGCATCCCAGGAGTACGGCTTCTACTCGAACGTCAACCCCGACGTCAGTCACCCCCGCTGGAGCCAGGCGACCGAGCGGCGCATCGGCGAGTTCCGCCGGCGGGCGACGCTGATGTTCAACGGCTACGCCGACCAGGTCGCCCACCTCTACGCGGGGATGGATCTGAAGAAGTCCTACTAG
- a CDS encoding HAMP domain-containing sensor histidine kinase — protein sequence MGAPPRLAAFALAAIIVPAVTVAVLGYVSLRQWQTSAELLFREQARDMAVMTVDKIQMVIRQLEDEILAGLREALREAGDSAAALDRFRARTPLVEGVYLFDRGGRLVYPRARTAEARAVASGLVEISPSLWDRGGRRELVVGERPVLAAIVTPRGGAPRLAALTPRLQNLQRHVFETTIKPLETSIICAVLDVEGRPVFSQGPVEQADLLVTVPFREGFPNWSLALYQPRGASPRQSVRRQVMIFTAAFGVLLLVIVAGIGATYRLVRRETEMARLKSDFVANVSHDLKTPLSVIRMFGETLEMGRLPDEAARHEYYRVITRESERLSRLIDNVLDFSRIEGGRRTYDRVPTAVEPLVRDTLEAFSYPLAQQGFKVDVRVAPDLPEIALDADAVGQALANLIDNAIKYSAERKSLAIDARLVDGQLAIIVADAGVGIPREEHARIFDKFYRVGRSETQGRRGSGVGLALVRHVAEAHGGRVTVESRPGQGSRFTVWLPA from the coding sequence GTGGGCGCGCCGCCGCGCCTGGCCGCCTTCGCGCTGGCCGCGATCATCGTGCCGGCGGTGACCGTCGCCGTGCTCGGGTACGTCTCGCTCCGCCAGTGGCAGACCTCCGCCGAGCTGCTCTTCCGGGAACAGGCGCGGGACATGGCGGTCATGACGGTGGACAAGATTCAGATGGTGATCCGCCAGCTGGAGGACGAGATCCTGGCCGGGCTGCGGGAGGCGCTGAGGGAGGCGGGCGACAGCGCCGCCGCGCTCGACCGGTTCCGCGCCCGGACGCCGCTGGTCGAGGGCGTGTACCTGTTCGATCGCGGCGGTCGCCTGGTCTATCCCCGCGCCCGCACCGCCGAGGCCCGCGCCGTCGCCTCGGGGCTCGTGGAGATCTCCCCGAGCCTCTGGGACCGCGGCGGCCGTCGCGAGCTCGTGGTCGGTGAGCGCCCGGTGCTCGCCGCCATCGTCACGCCCCGCGGTGGCGCCCCGCGGCTGGCCGCCCTCACGCCGCGCCTGCAGAACCTCCAGCGCCACGTGTTCGAGACCACTATCAAGCCGCTGGAGACGTCGATCATCTGCGCGGTGCTCGACGTGGAAGGCCGGCCTGTCTTCAGCCAGGGGCCCGTCGAGCAGGCCGACCTGCTCGTCACGGTGCCGTTCCGGGAGGGGTTTCCCAACTGGAGCCTGGCCCTCTACCAGCCGCGCGGCGCGTCGCCCCGCCAATCGGTCCGCCGCCAGGTCATGATCTTCACGGCCGCCTTCGGCGTGCTGCTCCTGGTCATCGTCGCCGGCATCGGGGCCACGTACCGGCTCGTCCGGCGGGAGACGGAGATGGCACGGCTCAAGTCCGACTTCGTCGCCAACGTCTCCCACGACCTCAAGACGCCACTGTCGGTGATCCGCATGTTCGGCGAGACCCTGGAGATGGGGCGCCTGCCGGACGAAGCCGCCCGGCACGAGTACTACCGGGTGATCACGCGGGAGAGCGAGCGCCTGTCGCGCCTGATCGACAACGTGCTCGACTTCTCGCGCATCGAGGGCGGCCGGCGCACCTACGACCGGGTGCCCACCGCGGTGGAGCCGCTCGTCCGGGACACGCTGGAGGCGTTCAGCTATCCGCTGGCCCAGCAGGGTTTCAAGGTCGACGTCCGGGTCGCGCCCGATCTACCCGAGATCGCCCTCGATGCCGACGCCGTCGGGCAGGCGCTGGCCAACCTGATCGACAACGCGATCAAGTACTCGGCCGAGCGGAAGTCGCTGGCCATCGACGCCCGCCTGGTGGACGGCCAGCTGGCCATCATCGTCGCCGACGCGGGCGTGGGCATCCCGCGCGAGGAGCACGCGCGGATCTTCGACAAGTTCTATCGCGTCGGCCGGAGCGAGACCCAGGGCCGGCGCGGCAGCGGCGTGGGCCTGGCCCTCGTCCGCCACGTCGCCGAGGCCCACGGCGGCCGCGTTACCGTGGAGAGCCGTCCGGGCCAGGGCAGTCGATTCACCGTGTGGTTGCCGGCGTGA
- a CDS encoding redoxin domain-containing protein, whose translation MIPQLRAWHDTYGKAGLTIVGVHSPEFFWERAHDRVAAATKKLAILYPVVQDNDLAIWKRFGVWAWPTTLLVDRQGIVRYRHIGEGAYDETEAMIRRLLAERG comes from the coding sequence GTGATCCCGCAGTTGCGGGCCTGGCACGACACGTACGGCAAGGCGGGGCTGACCATCGTCGGCGTCCACTCGCCCGAGTTCTTCTGGGAGCGAGCGCATGACCGCGTCGCCGCCGCGACGAAGAAGCTCGCGATCCTCTATCCCGTCGTGCAGGACAACGATCTCGCGATCTGGAAGCGCTTCGGTGTGTGGGCCTGGCCGACCACGCTCCTCGTCGATCGCCAGGGCATCGTGCGGTACCGGCACATCGGGGAAGGCGCCTACGACGAGACGGAGGCGATGATCCGCCGCCTCCTCGCCGAGCGCGGCTGA
- a CDS encoding protein-methionine-sulfoxide reductase heme-binding subunit MsrQ — MVGGALGRVSSRGRVVLKAAVWAACLAPLAALIFWVVTDDLTANPISFITNHLGDWTFRILLASLAMTPLRLVAGWGWPALLRRLLGLFAFFYAALHFSVWILVDHFFNWGQMAADIVKRPYVTMGMLALTLLVPLAATSTAGMVRRLGAANWKRLHRLVYVTGICAALHFLWLAKVGRTDQYVYVAVLALLLGVRAVDALRRLARRRRQRRQALGATSSAGSRP, encoded by the coding sequence CTGGTTGGAGGCGCACTAGGACGAGTGAGCAGCCGCGGGCGCGTCGTCTTGAAGGCGGCCGTCTGGGCGGCCTGCCTGGCGCCCCTGGCGGCGCTCATCTTCTGGGTCGTCACCGACGACCTGACCGCCAACCCCATCAGCTTCATCACCAACCACCTCGGCGACTGGACGTTCCGGATCCTCCTGGCCTCGCTGGCGATGACGCCGCTCCGCCTCGTCGCCGGCTGGGGCTGGCCCGCGCTCCTGCGTCGCCTGCTGGGGCTCTTCGCGTTCTTCTATGCCGCGCTGCACTTCAGCGTCTGGATCCTGGTCGACCACTTCTTCAACTGGGGGCAGATGGCCGCCGACATCGTCAAGCGCCCGTACGTCACCATGGGCATGCTGGCGCTGACGCTGCTGGTGCCGCTGGCGGCGACGTCGACCGCGGGGATGGTGCGACGCCTGGGGGCCGCCAACTGGAAGCGCTTGCACCGGCTCGTGTACGTGACCGGCATCTGCGCCGCGCTGCACTTTCTCTGGCTGGCCAAGGTCGGGCGCACCGATCAGTACGTCTACGTCGCGGTGCTGGCGCTGCTGCTGGGCGTGCGGGCGGTGGACGCGCTTCGGCGGCTGGCGCGCCGGCGGCGGCAGCGCCGGCAGGCGCTGGGGGCGACCTCCTCGGCGGGGTCGCGCCCCTAG